From Saccharibacillus brassicae:
ATGACTCCGATCGTCGTCTTGCTCATATGCATCAACCTGGTCGACAGCCGGATAAAAAAGTGCACGTCCGCTCCCCCTTGCTTGGATTCGGGCCGCGGATCGTCTACGATAGGAGAATAGAAGACTTTTCCGAAACGCGGCCGCTTGGCAACACGTAAAGCCCTACATGCGAAAACTGCCGGACAAGCCGGCTTTATCCCAGGTTGGAGGTCATAACCATGTCCATGTTCAAACGCATTCGCAACATCTTTGCCAAACCGGAAGCTCCGCTGAAGGAACGCGGCATTCTCGAGATCGGCCCCGGCGATATTTGCGAAGTCTCGATGGTGACGTACGAAGTCACCGGCCGCACCCAGAACGCCCGCCGCAAAGCCGTCGTCCTGACGCTGCGCGACGGCGCGAACCTGTCGTACCTCGTTATCGAGGAACGCGAAGAGAACAAATACGCGCTCTACCGGCCGATCGACGGACGCCTCGATTCGATCCAGGACGTGCCGGCGACGATGGATCTCGACGGCGTCGTGTACCATCTCGAAGAGCAGTACAACGGCCACGTCGCGACGACCGGCCGCACGCCGTTCATGCAGGGCGGCGACCAGTCCGTCTGGCAGTACCAGTCCGACGACATGAAGCTGCTGCGGATCGAATGGATGGACGGCCGCTTCATGCTGTACGAAGGCGAAGACATCCCGCCGGCCGACGTGCGCGTGATCCGGGGCGGCGCCTAAGACGCGTTACGCCCTGCGGCGGTAAGCCCTGCGGTGACATGCCCTTCGGCAGCACGCTCTGCAACGGCACGCCCTGCTGTGACACGCCCTTCGGCAGCACGCCCTGCGGAGGCACGCCCGCTCCCGAACTATTCGCACCATTCGCGCCGAATTTCGATCGCCAGGCCGTCAAGCCCGAGAAGGCCGCGCCCGCTGGAATAGCGGACGCGGCCTTTTTGCTGCGCCGATCAGATGATCAGGCTGCTGATCGAGATCGCCGTGCCGATGAAGACCGCGCACAGCAGCAGGCCGACGGCGACGTTGCCTTTTTCGAGCTGGTCCGCGATTTTGAACTTCGGCGTCACCAGTTCGAATACGTAGTAGACGATCACGAGGCAGATCTGTCCGACCACGAACCAGATCGCCATGTACCAGATCGACGTGTTCGTGTAGGCCGAGATGCCGAGAATGATACCCGTCGCGATAAACTTGCCGCCGAGCGCGAGGCCGACAGCCACATTGCCTTTTTTGAGCTCGTCCATGTCGTTGAACGGCGTCTTGATGAAGAACACCAGCATGCCCAAGATTTGCAGCACGATGATCGCGACCAGACTGACCGCCAAATTGTATACCGTTACCCAGTCAAACCCCAAATCCTCCATCACTTGGCCCACCCCCGAAATTTCGCATATGCCAGATCGTAATCGGCAAAGTCATGCACTTCTTCCAGCACGACTTCCGTCGTCTTGACGTCTTTCAGCTTGCCGTAACGCGATTCGTCGACCGGTTGTTTGATCCGGTTGCCCGACGGCAGTTCGACCACGGCAAAATTGCGCGTCTCGCCGCCTTTTTCCGTTTTGTACACGCCGACCACGTCAACTTCCGTCGTGACGGACACTTTGAGATTTTCCAGATCGGCCTTCGCCGCGGCTTCGTCCGCATACGACTTGAGCGTCGTCCAGCCGGACAGCTGCACGTCGTTGCGTCCCTGCTCGTCGGTCCTAAGCGTCGCGCTCATCGATTGCAGCGTCCATACTTCCTGCCCGGTCGCGTAGTTATTGTCGTTCGGCAGCAGCTCGTTGTCCGGCAGCACGGTCATGTCGCTGCCGATCAGGTCGCCGACCGAACCTTCCTGAATGCGGTAGTCCCAAGGCACCGTATTTTCGCCCGGCCCGTCGTCGGCATTCGTGCTCGTCACGGAGCTGTTCGAACAGGCACCGAGCACGAGCAGCAGCAGAAGCGCCGGCAGCCAGACGAGTGTCCGCATGCGGCGGTTCCGCCCGGCCTTTTCGTTATTTCGCAGCATCTATTCCACTCCCAACGCGATAAAATGGCTGGCATTGCCGGTAATGAGTCCTCCGGCGCGGCCCAGCATGCCGCACGGAGCTCCGTCGATCACGAACATGCCCGCGAGCAGATGCAGTTCGCCTTCGGCGGTGTGCACGCGCGGCAGATCCGCTCTTTTCTGATACACGACCGGGAACAGCCCGCTCGTGTCGTAGCCGTCTTCGTCCTGCAGCTCCAGCTCGCCGGCCTGTCCGTACATGCGCACGGAGCCGCCTTCGCGGCCGAACATGGACTTCGAGACGTAATCGCCGGAAAACAACGGCTTGTTATATGTAGGCAGCATGTAGCGGGAAATGGCTTCGCGTTCTTCCTCGTCGTACAGCATGCCCAGTTCGTGCAGACCCCAGACGACGGCCATCATGCCTTTGGATTGCAGCAAAATGGCATGCGGATGATTGAACAGCTTGAGCTGTCCGCTCTCGACCGCGTAGGCCAGCGCTTCGCCTCCGTCGTCCACCGACATCCACTCTTTGGGATACAGGGCGAACATCCGGTCGATCGGCCGGCCCTGCCCGTCTTTGACCCGGCCGTCGTCGATCGTCAGTTCCAGGCAGTCGACCAGCCGCATCTCGCGGCCGCTGTGCTTGACGAGCGCCTCGATCGTGCCCGAGTCTTCGGCATGTTCGCCGTAGGCGATACACGCCGCCGTATCCGGCCGCTCGGCCGCCCAGGCCGCCCTGACCCGCTCCGCCATGCCGCCGTTCATGCTGCGCAGCCCGAGCCGCTCGCACATCCACGGCGTGGCGATCGACGACTCCACGTAGCCGGTCGGCGTGTCCGCATTAAGCTCCAGCAGCTTGATGCGAGCGCGGCCCGGCTCGCCGGGCTCGTCCGTCACGGCAAAATCGAAGCGCGCGTACCGGCTGATCTTCGCGTCTTCCGCGACCGGCGCCTGGTCGAGCATGTTCCACAGGATCGGCGGAATGCCGATCAATTCGTACAGGTCGCGGCGCCGGTGGACGTAGCGAACCGCTTTGTCGAACACGTTCCACAGTCGGACCGACGCCTGTTCCAATTCGGCGTGGACGTCCGCGCCCATGACGGCCGCCTGGTCGATCCAATACCGTTCGTCTTCGTAGTCCGCCCACGTGAAGCCCAGTTCGCGCAGTTCCTCCACGCGGGCCGCGCGGTCTTCCGACGGCGTGCCCGCGATGCGAAAGATCCCGCTCATCCGCCGAAGAAGCCGCCGGACTTCGAACCCGACGACTTGGAGCCGGACGAGCTGAGTCCGCTGGACCGGCCGCCGACGCCGCCGGAACCCGAAGACGTGGACCGCCGGGTGATTTTGCCGGTGGAATTCGACGTCTTCGGGCGCACCGTCGAACCGGTCACCGAGCGGTTCTGGAAGCTGCCGCTGTCGTACGTGCGCGGCGTGTACGGACGGGTCGAGCCCGCGTAATAGCCGCGGCGGTTGTCGTACCAGCCGCGCGACGAATAGACGCCGGCATTGTTGAACAGGAAGTGATACAGCAGCAGGTCGCTCCAGCCGAAGCCCGACCCGTATCCGCCGTAATAGTTGTTGACGACGGTCGTCCCGTCCGATCCGCCCGAAGGCGCGGTCGTCTGCTCCTGCTCCTGCAGGTCTTCTTCCGTAATCGGCAGGCTCCAGTCGACCGTCGGGTCGTAATACTGCTTGACTTCGTCCGTCGAGAACTCGACCAGCTTCGGCTCCGAAGAACCGCCGGACGCGTTCGAGGCCAGCGCTCCGCCCGGCACCAGCGCCGTATTGGCGATCAGCGCAAGACCCAGCGACGTCGACAGCACCTTGATCGGCCGGCCGAAGCCCGGTTCTTTGTCCTTGCCGGCGCTTTCGGCGGCCGGATCGGCAGATGGGCTTTCGACCTTGCCCGGCTTGTTCGACTTATTCGGCTTGTCCAACTCGCCCGTCTTGTCCGGCGATTGCGCTTGGGGTTCCGCTTTTAACGTATAGCGTTCTTTATCCGTATGATCCAACGTTCTTGTCCCTCCTTCGCAAACGTTCCGTCTGGGGTGCCCGGCTTCAGCCGTGCATCGGCACGAGCAGCAGTTCGAGCTTGCCCGTATCGACGTTCAGCCGTCCTTCGACCGCTTCGTATTCCTTGCCCTGCACGACGAGGTAATTGGCATGTTCGAGCGCCGCGACCATGTTCATGCTCCACGGACGCTCTTCGATCTGCCTCAACTCGCCCCCGACCATTTTTTCGAACAAGATCACCGCAATGTCCCTATCCATTCTCTATTCCCCTTTCTTGTCGGATTCCATTCTTCCACTTCTATTATCCGTTTATGCCCTCGTATACGCGCCTGGCACAAATGCGTTGCGAAAACTCCCGGCATCGCTCAGAACTTCCCGATATTCCCATTCAGCATACGATTTCTGTTTATTTAAGGCAATATTTACGTTGAAAATGATTGGGCATCCGTTGACGGCCGCCGCTCAGCGTCCCAAATGGAACACCGGCTTCAGCTCCCGCGATACGGGGCTGTCGTCCGGGTTCGTCTCCATAATGTCCCGCATATACGCCCACCATCTGCGGCAGACGTCGGTATCGGCCGATCGGGCCCAGCGCTCTTCGTCTTCGATCTCAAGATAGGCAAACAGCCGATCCGTCTCCGCGTCCAGAAAAATCGAGTAGCTGAGCATGCCGTGTTCGCGCAGCATGCCCTCCATCTCCGGCCACAGCTCGTCGTGCCGGCGCCGGTATTCGTCGTGATGCTCCC
This genomic window contains:
- a CDS encoding DUF4178 domain-containing protein, which produces MSMFKRIRNIFAKPEAPLKERGILEIGPGDICEVSMVTYEVTGRTQNARRKAVVLTLRDGANLSYLVIEEREENKYALYRPIDGRLDSIQDVPATMDLDGVVYHLEEQYNGHVATTGRTPFMQGGDQSVWQYQSDDMKLLRIEWMDGRFMLYEGEDIPPADVRVIRGGA
- a CDS encoding DUF350 domain-containing protein, whose amino-acid sequence is MEDLGFDWVTVYNLAVSLVAIIVLQILGMLVFFIKTPFNDMDELKKGNVAVGLALGGKFIATGIILGISAYTNTSIWYMAIWFVVGQICLVIVYYVFELVTPKFKIADQLEKGNVAVGLLLCAVFIGTAISISSLII
- a CDS encoding glutathionylspermidine synthase family protein; this translates as MSGIFRIAGTPSEDRAARVEELRELGFTWADYEDERYWIDQAAVMGADVHAELEQASVRLWNVFDKAVRYVHRRRDLYELIGIPPILWNMLDQAPVAEDAKISRYARFDFAVTDEPGEPGRARIKLLELNADTPTGYVESSIATPWMCERLGLRSMNGGMAERVRAAWAAERPDTAACIAYGEHAEDSGTIEALVKHSGREMRLVDCLELTIDDGRVKDGQGRPIDRMFALYPKEWMSVDDGGEALAYAVESGQLKLFNHPHAILLQSKGMMAVVWGLHELGMLYDEEEREAISRYMLPTYNKPLFSGDYVSKSMFGREGGSVRMYGQAGELELQDEDGYDTSGLFPVVYQKRADLPRVHTAEGELHLLAGMFVIDGAPCGMLGRAGGLITGNASHFIALGVE
- the rhaM gene encoding L-rhamnose mutarotase; protein product: MIRKASVMTVFREHHDEYRRRHDELWPEMEGMLREHGMLSYSIFLDAETDRLFAYLEIEDEERWARSADTDVCRRWWAYMRDIMETNPDDSPVSRELKPVFHLGR